TTGCCTGTTGGAACGACCGAAAGCTGGTGCAAACCAAGAGCGGCGTCAACGCCCTGCAGCAGTCCCTCAGCACAGGCGCGTCTTGCCCCAGAAAAGCCATCAGGATCATCGTAGTTTCCCTCTTCCGAAGGCTGGAAAAAGAAACGGAATGTTCCAGAAAACTCCTCATCTCTCAAAAGCTTTACCACGCCAAGCAGCACCGCGGTGTGCACATCATGCCCGCAAGCGTGCATACAGCCCGGAACCTGCGACGCAAAGGGCAAATCCGTTTCTTCCTGAACAGGAAGTGCGTCCATATCAGCGCGGACCAATACAGTCGGTCCCTCACCTTTTTTCAAGTCGGCCACAAGACCAGTACGAGCGATGCCAGTACAGCTCAGACCAAGCTTTTCCAGTTCCTCCCGGACGCGAGCCGAAGTTTTGAATTCCCGGTACCCCATTTCCGGAAACTGATGGAAATGTCGGCGTAAGCTCGTCATTTCGTCTTTGATGGCTAATGCCTTGTTTTTCATATTTTTCCTCACTTATACGAAGTTTTTATGAGAGCTACGCCTCTCCCTGCCTTGAATCAAGTATGCCCACTTTTTTCTCGGGCGTTTTTTTCATACGCAAAGGAGGCTAAAAGCGCCTGTTGGAAAATATCCTTTCAAAACCATATGATTACAGAAAAATCCAACATACCATCTGGCAAAAATAAAGCTCTACAAGCAAGAATGTGGATTCTGTACCCCAAAGGCAAACTCATGGTACTTTGCTCCCCAAAAAGGAGAACGACTATGTTCAAATTTTTCATCATGTGCGCACTCTGTGCACTGGGGATCATACTGCCAGTTCAGGCGCATGCCTGCACAGGAATTAGCCTCCAGGCTGACGATGGTGGGATCTGCTATGGCCGAACCATGGAGTGGGGAAGTTTTGACCTCGAATCCAACGTCACGCTTATACCAAAGGGCACGGAGTTACATGCCCTGAGCCCCGAACAAAACGCCAAGGGAATGTCTTTTCGGGCGAAGTACAACGTCATGGGCATTAATGCCATTGGAAAACTTTTTCTCGTGGATGGGATAAACGAAAAAGGCTTGGCAGGAGGCTTGTTTTATCATCCTGATTTTATCGAATATGCCGAGTATTCGGCAAAGAATGCCAGTAGCACCCTTTCCAGTCAGGACGTGATGAATTTTGTTTTAGCAACCTGTCAGAGTGTGGCCGAGCTTAAAGAAATCATGGCCCCCATGAAGGTCATTGCGGTGACCGAGCCAAGGATACAGGGACCAGTTCCTGCGCACTGGATGTTTTGCGACAGCACAGGAGCGCGGGTCGTCGTTGAAATAAAAAACGGCATATGCAAATTTTTTGATGCTCCGCTGGGAGTTATCACCAATGCACCGACATATGACTGGCACATTATCAACCTGCGGAACTACATCAATCTTTCCCCGGTTTCAGTTCCCACCAAAAAATTGACAGAACTCGACTTTTCCCCTCTTGGGGGAGGAAGTGGCATGCATGGCCTTCCCGGTGACTTCACCCCACCCTCTCGCTTTATTCGCGCTGTTGCCTGGACTCAAAGCGCAAGAGCTTTGCACTCGGTCACAGAAGCTGAGTACGAAACTTTTCGCATTTTGGATAATTTTAACGTGCCTCTTGGCAGTGCCGAAGGAACAGGTGCAAAGCCGGACATCAAAGGCATGCGCAGCTCAACGCTGTGGACAAGTTGTTACGATCTTGGACACCGCATTTTGCTTTATCACACCCAGAACAATCGGCGTGTTCGCCGCCTCAAAATGGATGCCGTTGATTTTTCCAAGCTCTCCGAAATCACCTACATTCCACTCGACAGCACACCAGAACAGGATATTCTCGACATCACGCCATAGCACAAGCAGGCCCCCTAAAGCGGGGGCCTTTTTCATGCATTCACCAATTTTACCGGGGCTTTTTTTATGGCTTAGACTTTCTTGAGAGTTTTTCTTGTCTGCTCAGCACCCTCTATTTCGAACAGAATTGCCGTTTAAATCAATCCGAGAACAACTCTGTGAGGCATTCATCACACAGGGAGCCCCGATGCGTTACAGGGCAATTTTACCGTTTTATGGCTTTAAAAAATTATGTGCGAGGAAGAGAGGGCTGGGTGGATGGGTGGGTGGATGGGGAAGATTGGGGGCGCTGCCCCCAAGCCCCCGCGCAAGGGAATGATTCCCTTACGTATCCTCATC
The Desulfobaculum bizertense DSM 18034 DNA segment above includes these coding regions:
- a CDS encoding linear amide C-N hydrolase, giving the protein MFKFFIMCALCALGIILPVQAHACTGISLQADDGGICYGRTMEWGSFDLESNVTLIPKGTELHALSPEQNAKGMSFRAKYNVMGINAIGKLFLVDGINEKGLAGGLFYHPDFIEYAEYSAKNASSTLSSQDVMNFVLATCQSVAELKEIMAPMKVIAVTEPRIQGPVPAHWMFCDSTGARVVVEIKNGICKFFDAPLGVITNAPTYDWHIINLRNYINLSPVSVPTKKLTELDFSPLGGGSGMHGLPGDFTPPSRFIRAVAWTQSARALHSVTEAEYETFRILDNFNVPLGSAEGTGAKPDIKGMRSSTLWTSCYDLGHRILLYHTQNNRRVRRLKMDAVDFSKLSEITYIPLDSTPEQDILDITP